In Crassostrea angulata isolate pt1a10 chromosome 4, ASM2561291v2, whole genome shotgun sequence, one genomic interval encodes:
- the LOC128181928 gene encoding uncharacterized protein LOC128181928 isoform X3 — translation MSTTCWSLWQRMPPRYQLTSRREELDLADERCRTPGPTPRGQRQSASRGASTTATRTTFTDIPPRNSRDVTGNGKRSQFPNRKSGYIDHFKTQQRVNSAKVKFSSNPPTSPFSPRERASTAPQFPVTKLENSVSGQELSASNVQDICSEHKATGGRIRAPTVRPKHAITDLDEATALLTENKSVLKDTSQRRLNVRETTEGTMYIDNGKVFFIKRSRHDPTNLLKSRTTDGGFLASIRKDYLKKSKYIATKGEKLEQEDSPTLQHERVYYNQKVGHILDYYSRDDEDRMSIDDLAKYTRSSPRTAFSRSVSPRSSKVRKLYFAPDQDELSPRRSPDLLEDPNINSYMKVNFQSKLHDRKFYLRTPNKPELHNLSTTDIDNCKCGICKIEMQLSLMEKLGIGYPFAKQVDLQKQTILESTTQKAADENRDIERGGPIPEVEEITTDGAKTSAGAAENINHPENSSITITVPGMNIEREGTQTESMVDTSRNLQPTPLPSALID, via the coding sequence atgTCAACGACATGTTGGTCGCTATGGCAACGAATGCCGCCTCGCTATCAGTTAACTTCCAGGAGGGAGGAATTAGATCTCGCAGATGAGCGCTGTAGAACGCCCGGTCCGACCCCTCGGGGTCAGCGACAGAGTGCGAGCAGAGGAGCAAGCACTACGGCGACACGAACCACTTTCACCGACATTCCTCCGAGAAATTCTCGTGACGTCACAGGAAATGGAAAACGGTCACAGTTTCCAAACCGAAAGTCTGGATACATAGACCATTTCAAAACCCAACAGCGTGTGAACTCCGCCAAAGTGAAATTTTCATCAAACCCTCCGACCTCGCCCTTTTCTCCCCGCGAGAGGGCGTCCACCGCGCCGCAATTTCCGGTAACAAAATTAGAGAACTCGGTGTCTGGACAAGAATTATCTGCCTCAAATGTGCAGGATATCTGCAGCGAACATAAAGCGACAGGAGGGCGTATCCGTGCGCCAACAGTTCGTCCGAAACACGCTATTACAGACTTGGATGAGGCAACGGCTCTCCTCACAGAAAACAAATCCGTTTTAAAAGACACGTCTCAAAGACGATTGAATGTTCGCGAGACGACTGAAGGCACCATGTATATTGACAATGGGAAAGTGTTCTTTATAAAGAGGTCTAGACATGATCCTACGAACTTGCTGAAGTCCCGGACTACGGACGGGGGCTTCCTCGCAAGCATTCGGAAAGACTATCTCAAAAAGTCAAAATACATTGCTACCAAAGGTGAAAAACTAGAACAAGAGGACAGCCCAACGCTACAGCACGAACGAGTTTACTACAACCAAAAAGTAGGGCATATTCTGGACTATTACAGCCGAGACGACGAAGACCGGATGTCGATTGATGACCTTGCCAAATACACAAGGTCATCACCCCGAACGGCTTTCTCGCGGAGTGTGTCTCCTCGGAGTTCAAAGGTCAGGAAGTTGTACTTCGCGCCGGATCAGGACGAACTTAGCCCACGAAGATCTCCAGATTTGTTAGAAGATCCAAATATCAACTCGTATATGAAGGTCAATTTTCAATCCAAGCTTCACGACCGGAAGTTCTATTTGCGCACGCCAAACAAACCGGAACTGCACAATTTGTCCACCACAGATATCGATAATTGTAAATGTGGAATATGTAAAATAGAAATGCAACTCTCTTTGATGGAAAAACTAGGGATCGGTTATCCGTTTGCAAAGCAGGTCGATCTTCAGAAGCAGACGATACTAGAAAGTACTACGCAAAAGGCAGCAGACGAAAACCGGGACATCGAAAGGGGAGGTCCAATCCCCGAAGTGGAGGAAATAACAACTGATGGAGCAAAAACATCAGCGGGGGCCGCTGAAAACATCAACCATCCGGAAAACAGTTCTATCACCATCACTGTTCCGGGAATGAACATAGAAAGGGAGGGAACTCAAACCGAATCTATGGTTGACACTTCTAGAAATCTTCAGCCAACACCTTTACCCAGTGCACTTATCGATTAG
- the LOC128181929 gene encoding uncharacterized protein LOC128181929 isoform X2 yields MSNSTTPNPLNATIQSLDVENTTIVHEEGNAGNLTTDPWKDLETTETDDDVNWSQEPTDGMKHSDAECVSQRTRSYLASPCGVREPPRRSVCNINNIFHVKQGAKMLLQTLTNFTFDGDSGIPDIKLDRLSKTTPLDAQLKELENSLQTYFLYLSDASSIYSAKFSQLKSLQFDFIRHNLLSVLCDLDNGMPIVPPSLTTCLSRDSTTFLSQTIYILQCLHTDATVAMTWNRCHTN; encoded by the exons ATGTCTAACAGTACCACCCCCAACCCTCTGAATGCAACAATTCAGTCTTTGGACGTCGAAAATACAACTATAGTCCATGAGGAGGGGAATGCTGGGAATTTGACAACGGATCCGTGGAAGGATCTAGAAACTACAGAAACAGATGATGACGTCAACTGGTCCCAAGAACCCACCGATGGCATGAAGCATTCGGACGCTGAGTGTGTGTCCCAGAGGACAAGGAGCTACCTGGCCTCTCCTTGTGGGGTGCGGGAGCCACCCAGACGAAGTGTTTGTAACATCAACAATATATTTCACGTGAAACAGGGCGCTAAGATGCTGCTTCAAACGCTT ACTAATTTTACTTTCGATGGCGACAGCGGTATTCCGGATATAAAGTTGGACAGGCTGAGCAAA ACAACACCTCTAGACGCCCAACTCAAGGAATTGGAGAACTCACTTCAAACCTACTTTCTCTATCTGTCTGATGCTAGCTCCATCTACTCGGCGAAGTTCTCTCAACTCAAATCTCTACAATTTGACTTCATCAGACATAACCTGCTCTCTGTGTTATGTGACCTTGACAACGGTATGCCCATAGTACCGCCATCTCTAACCACATGTTTGTCACGTGATTCGACAACTTTTCTCTCACAAACTATCTACATTCTGCAATGCCTGCACACAGATGCCACTGTTGCGATGACTTGGAATCGCTGTCATACAAATTAG
- the LOC128181928 gene encoding uncharacterized protein LOC128181928 isoform X2, which translates to MDFLAINRDMSTTCWSLWQRMPPRYQLTSRREELDLADERCRTPGPTPRGQRQSASRGASTTATRTTFTDIPPRNSRDVTGNGKRSQFPNRKSGYIDHFKTQQRVNSAKVKFSSNPPTSPFSPRERASTAPQFPVTKLENSVSGQELSASNVQDICSEHKATGGRIRAPTVRPKHAITDLDEATALLTENKSVLKDTSQRRLNVRETTEGTMYIDNGKVFFIKRSRHDPTNLLKSRTTDGGFLASIRKDYLKKSKYIATKGEKLEQEDSPTLQHERVYYNQKVGHILDYYSRDDEDRMSIDDLAKYTRSSPRTAFSRSVSPRSSKVRKLYFAPDQDELSPRRSPDLLEDPNINSYMKVNFQSKLHDRKFYLRTPNKPELHNLSTTDIDNCKCGICKIEMQLSLMEKLGIGYPFAKQVDLQKQTILESTTQKAADENRDIERGGPIPEVEEITTDGAKTSAGAAENINHPENSSITITVPGMNIEREGTQTESMVDTSRNLQPTPLPSALID; encoded by the exons ATGGATTTTCTTGCGATAAATAGAG atatgTCAACGACATGTTGGTCGCTATGGCAACGAATGCCGCCTCGCTATCAGTTAACTTCCAGGAGGGAGGAATTAGATCTCGCAGATGAGCGCTGTAGAACGCCCGGTCCGACCCCTCGGGGTCAGCGACAGAGTGCGAGCAGAGGAGCAAGCACTACGGCGACACGAACCACTTTCACCGACATTCCTCCGAGAAATTCTCGTGACGTCACAGGAAATGGAAAACGGTCACAGTTTCCAAACCGAAAGTCTGGATACATAGACCATTTCAAAACCCAACAGCGTGTGAACTCCGCCAAAGTGAAATTTTCATCAAACCCTCCGACCTCGCCCTTTTCTCCCCGCGAGAGGGCGTCCACCGCGCCGCAATTTCCGGTAACAAAATTAGAGAACTCGGTGTCTGGACAAGAATTATCTGCCTCAAATGTGCAGGATATCTGCAGCGAACATAAAGCGACAGGAGGGCGTATCCGTGCGCCAACAGTTCGTCCGAAACACGCTATTACAGACTTGGATGAGGCAACGGCTCTCCTCACAGAAAACAAATCCGTTTTAAAAGACACGTCTCAAAGACGATTGAATGTTCGCGAGACGACTGAAGGCACCATGTATATTGACAATGGGAAAGTGTTCTTTATAAAGAGGTCTAGACATGATCCTACGAACTTGCTGAAGTCCCGGACTACGGACGGGGGCTTCCTCGCAAGCATTCGGAAAGACTATCTCAAAAAGTCAAAATACATTGCTACCAAAGGTGAAAAACTAGAACAAGAGGACAGCCCAACGCTACAGCACGAACGAGTTTACTACAACCAAAAAGTAGGGCATATTCTGGACTATTACAGCCGAGACGACGAAGACCGGATGTCGATTGATGACCTTGCCAAATACACAAGGTCATCACCCCGAACGGCTTTCTCGCGGAGTGTGTCTCCTCGGAGTTCAAAGGTCAGGAAGTTGTACTTCGCGCCGGATCAGGACGAACTTAGCCCACGAAGATCTCCAGATTTGTTAGAAGATCCAAATATCAACTCGTATATGAAGGTCAATTTTCAATCCAAGCTTCACGACCGGAAGTTCTATTTGCGCACGCCAAACAAACCGGAACTGCACAATTTGTCCACCACAGATATCGATAATTGTAAATGTGGAATATGTAAAATAGAAATGCAACTCTCTTTGATGGAAAAACTAGGGATCGGTTATCCGTTTGCAAAGCAGGTCGATCTTCAGAAGCAGACGATACTAGAAAGTACTACGCAAAAGGCAGCAGACGAAAACCGGGACATCGAAAGGGGAGGTCCAATCCCCGAAGTGGAGGAAATAACAACTGATGGAGCAAAAACATCAGCGGGGGCCGCTGAAAACATCAACCATCCGGAAAACAGTTCTATCACCATCACTGTTCCGGGAATGAACATAGAAAGGGAGGGAACTCAAACCGAATCTATGGTTGACACTTCTAGAAATCTTCAGCCAACACCTTTACCCAGTGCACTTATCGATTAG
- the LOC128181928 gene encoding uncharacterized protein LOC128181928 isoform X1, whose product MDIERASHYDVYHSSILDFPRIYMSTTCWSLWQRMPPRYQLTSRREELDLADERCRTPGPTPRGQRQSASRGASTTATRTTFTDIPPRNSRDVTGNGKRSQFPNRKSGYIDHFKTQQRVNSAKVKFSSNPPTSPFSPRERASTAPQFPVTKLENSVSGQELSASNVQDICSEHKATGGRIRAPTVRPKHAITDLDEATALLTENKSVLKDTSQRRLNVRETTEGTMYIDNGKVFFIKRSRHDPTNLLKSRTTDGGFLASIRKDYLKKSKYIATKGEKLEQEDSPTLQHERVYYNQKVGHILDYYSRDDEDRMSIDDLAKYTRSSPRTAFSRSVSPRSSKVRKLYFAPDQDELSPRRSPDLLEDPNINSYMKVNFQSKLHDRKFYLRTPNKPELHNLSTTDIDNCKCGICKIEMQLSLMEKLGIGYPFAKQVDLQKQTILESTTQKAADENRDIERGGPIPEVEEITTDGAKTSAGAAENINHPENSSITITVPGMNIEREGTQTESMVDTSRNLQPTPLPSALID is encoded by the exons ATGGACATTGAAAGGGCGAGCCATTATGATGTTTATCATTCGTCAATTCTCGATTTTCCCCGAATCT atatgTCAACGACATGTTGGTCGCTATGGCAACGAATGCCGCCTCGCTATCAGTTAACTTCCAGGAGGGAGGAATTAGATCTCGCAGATGAGCGCTGTAGAACGCCCGGTCCGACCCCTCGGGGTCAGCGACAGAGTGCGAGCAGAGGAGCAAGCACTACGGCGACACGAACCACTTTCACCGACATTCCTCCGAGAAATTCTCGTGACGTCACAGGAAATGGAAAACGGTCACAGTTTCCAAACCGAAAGTCTGGATACATAGACCATTTCAAAACCCAACAGCGTGTGAACTCCGCCAAAGTGAAATTTTCATCAAACCCTCCGACCTCGCCCTTTTCTCCCCGCGAGAGGGCGTCCACCGCGCCGCAATTTCCGGTAACAAAATTAGAGAACTCGGTGTCTGGACAAGAATTATCTGCCTCAAATGTGCAGGATATCTGCAGCGAACATAAAGCGACAGGAGGGCGTATCCGTGCGCCAACAGTTCGTCCGAAACACGCTATTACAGACTTGGATGAGGCAACGGCTCTCCTCACAGAAAACAAATCCGTTTTAAAAGACACGTCTCAAAGACGATTGAATGTTCGCGAGACGACTGAAGGCACCATGTATATTGACAATGGGAAAGTGTTCTTTATAAAGAGGTCTAGACATGATCCTACGAACTTGCTGAAGTCCCGGACTACGGACGGGGGCTTCCTCGCAAGCATTCGGAAAGACTATCTCAAAAAGTCAAAATACATTGCTACCAAAGGTGAAAAACTAGAACAAGAGGACAGCCCAACGCTACAGCACGAACGAGTTTACTACAACCAAAAAGTAGGGCATATTCTGGACTATTACAGCCGAGACGACGAAGACCGGATGTCGATTGATGACCTTGCCAAATACACAAGGTCATCACCCCGAACGGCTTTCTCGCGGAGTGTGTCTCCTCGGAGTTCAAAGGTCAGGAAGTTGTACTTCGCGCCGGATCAGGACGAACTTAGCCCACGAAGATCTCCAGATTTGTTAGAAGATCCAAATATCAACTCGTATATGAAGGTCAATTTTCAATCCAAGCTTCACGACCGGAAGTTCTATTTGCGCACGCCAAACAAACCGGAACTGCACAATTTGTCCACCACAGATATCGATAATTGTAAATGTGGAATATGTAAAATAGAAATGCAACTCTCTTTGATGGAAAAACTAGGGATCGGTTATCCGTTTGCAAAGCAGGTCGATCTTCAGAAGCAGACGATACTAGAAAGTACTACGCAAAAGGCAGCAGACGAAAACCGGGACATCGAAAGGGGAGGTCCAATCCCCGAAGTGGAGGAAATAACAACTGATGGAGCAAAAACATCAGCGGGGGCCGCTGAAAACATCAACCATCCGGAAAACAGTTCTATCACCATCACTGTTCCGGGAATGAACATAGAAAGGGAGGGAACTCAAACCGAATCTATGGTTGACACTTCTAGAAATCTTCAGCCAACACCTTTACCCAGTGCACTTATCGATTAG
- the LOC128181929 gene encoding uncharacterized protein LOC128181929 isoform X1 codes for MCLFIIFITLCAHAQSSPLPRSDQHQKVTNLAVVEDAMSNSTTPNPLNATIQSLDVENTTIVHEEGNAGNLTTDPWKDLETTETDDDVNWSQEPTDGMKHSDAECVSQRTRSYLASPCGVREPPRRSVCNINNIFHVKQGAKMLLQTLTNFTFDGDSGIPDIKLDRLSKTTPLDAQLKELENSLQTYFLYLSDASSIYSAKFSQLKSLQFDFIRHNLLSVLCDLDNGMPIVPPSLTTCLSRDSTTFLSQTIYILQCLHTDATVAMTWNRCHTN; via the exons ATGT gtctttttatcatttttataacacTTTGCGCCCATGCGCAGTCGTCTCCTTTACCTCGAAGTGATCAACATCAAAAAGTCACCAATCTTGCTGTCGTAGAGGACGCCATGTCTAACAGTACCACCCCCAACCCTCTGAATGCAACAATTCAGTCTTTGGACGTCGAAAATACAACTATAGTCCATGAGGAGGGGAATGCTGGGAATTTGACAACGGATCCGTGGAAGGATCTAGAAACTACAGAAACAGATGATGACGTCAACTGGTCCCAAGAACCCACCGATGGCATGAAGCATTCGGACGCTGAGTGTGTGTCCCAGAGGACAAGGAGCTACCTGGCCTCTCCTTGTGGGGTGCGGGAGCCACCCAGACGAAGTGTTTGTAACATCAACAATATATTTCACGTGAAACAGGGCGCTAAGATGCTGCTTCAAACGCTT ACTAATTTTACTTTCGATGGCGACAGCGGTATTCCGGATATAAAGTTGGACAGGCTGAGCAAA ACAACACCTCTAGACGCCCAACTCAAGGAATTGGAGAACTCACTTCAAACCTACTTTCTCTATCTGTCTGATGCTAGCTCCATCTACTCGGCGAAGTTCTCTCAACTCAAATCTCTACAATTTGACTTCATCAGACATAACCTGCTCTCTGTGTTATGTGACCTTGACAACGGTATGCCCATAGTACCGCCATCTCTAACCACATGTTTGTCACGTGATTCGACAACTTTTCTCTCACAAACTATCTACATTCTGCAATGCCTGCACACAGATGCCACTGTTGCGATGACTTGGAATCGCTGTCATACAAATTAG
- the LOC128181822 gene encoding uncharacterized protein LOC128181822, whose amino-acid sequence MLKNPFYNISSVGSGESVFIYPLDGSVSLLGSGTKDLVVHRLRPPPGGVKPKHVVHHGVMKYRTMEDSKADKHRKGILKNSTGSPLNGQDGSFQKLDVSKIQCVLKKRKTSANEKHSNSSQGSKSQKKVKFDDKLNKLTELGMKYAVDPGMRIRPPDHTSQIRRQQQMQRVSIKSTDKSRDTVKISDVYDLRDSSENRTMSPRSLSKSTSTNSGSVNRRTSGDSYPLIEAEVDDFVRVEFCEDGVIPTYNPREAPNPAGQETGSGIHSGEPSNRLIENGIPVFTKTGKFVRTTKVNGNVREKRNDNETDDIVRPDKPSYRLASEPFQKVKAVPIPAESKRVSSAQKSSRKTTTNSSGGAKITRSNVKPFMFTRYSKDHDPQTSPKPISNSQRNFCDDGKTYDILKWLTSVKEVQTLEGFSSFHIENGVRNP is encoded by the coding sequence ATGTTAAAAAATCCATTTTACAACATCTCCAGTGTAGGGAGTGGAGAGAGTGTTTTCATATACCCGCTAGATGGCTCTGTTTCGCTGCTTGGATCAGGCACAAAGGATCTAGTTGTGCACCGTCTACGTCCGCCGCCAGGGGGAGTTAAACCAAAACACGTGGTACATCATGGAGTGATGAAGTACCGAACTATGGAGGATTCCAAGGCGGATAAACACAGGAAAGGGATCCTGAAGAATTCCACCGGAAGTCCGTTAAACGGACAGGATGGCTCGTTTCAAAAATTGGATGTGTCTAAAATTCAGTGTGTTCTTAAGAAAAGGAAAACGTCTGCAAATGAGAAGCATTCCAATAGTTCGCAAGGATCAAAGAGTcagaaaaaagttaaatttgaCGATAAACTAAATAAACTAACAGAACTAGGCATGAAATACGCCGTGGATCCGGGCATGCGCATTCGACCGCCTGATCATACGTCACAAATCCGGCGACAACAACAAATGCAGCGAGTTTCAATTAAAAGTACGGACAAATCTCGTGACACAGTCAAAATATCGGATGTCTACGATTTGCGAGATTCATCTGAAAACAGAACAATGTCTCCCCGCTCTCTGTCAAAATCTACGTCAACAAACAGCGGAAGTGTGAATCGGCGAACATCCGGTGATTCCTATCCCCTTATTGAAGCTGAGGTGGATGACTTTGTTCGGGTAGAATTCTGTGAAGACGGAGTAATTCCAACCTATAACCCCCGCGAGGCGCCTAATCCCGCGGGTCAGGAAACTGGTAGTGGGATCCATTCGGGTGAACCTAGCAACAGACTGATCGAAAATGGCATTCCGGTTTTTACCAAAACCGGCAAATTCGTCAGGACAACGAAAGTTAACGGTAACGTACGAGAAAAGAGAAACGACAACGAGACCGACGACATTGTAAGACCGGATAAACCCAGCTATCGCTTAGCTTCAGAACCTTTCCAAAAAGTTAAAGCTGTTCCGATCCCGGCAGAATCCAAACGAGTGTCATCTGCGCAAAAGTCTTCCAGGAAAACTACAACAAATAGTTCCGGTGGTGCTAAAATCACTCGATCTAACGTGAAGCCGTTTATGTTCACTCGTTACAGTAAGGACCATGACCCCCAAACGTCACCGAAACCAATCAGTAACAGCCAGAGAAATTTCTGTGATGACGGGAAAACATACGACATCTTGAAATGGCTGACTAGCGTGAAGGAGGTTCAGACTTTGGAAGGTTTCTCGAGTTTTCACATCGAAAACGGTGTTCGCAACCCGTAG